The following is a genomic window from Syntrophorhabdales bacterium.
GCGCTGTCGCACTGCGGACACTTCTGCTGCGTACAGGGCGTGCCTGGCTGGTGGTGGGGCGAGCGCGTCCCACACTGTGGACACAAGCACTCAGTCACCGGTCCGGTGCCCCTCCTCCCCATTCTCGCTGCGCAGGCTCTAGCGCCTTCTCCCTGCCCTCCCTGTCTCCTGCCCCTTGCGGGACCTGTTCCCATCGGTCCTGTTCCATCACCTTGCGGCATAGCTAACTCCTCTCTTTCCTACCAGTGAGACGATACGTTGCGTGCAACGGTTCTCGCAGTTCATGGTGTAATTCCTTATTCTCTTCTCTTCCGCCTTTTTCTTTCCCGTCCCACCACCAGAGCCAATCCGGGACAGGTGCCTGCCATCGATACTTCATCTTGCGACCAACGTCAAGCGATTCATCCGAGGACGGTCCATTTGGACCAGAATCATTTTCGCGTTTAATCATGAACATCAAACGCGACTGCCCTTCCAGGGCAGCCGCGCAATTCTTCTCCTCATTTCCGTGGCTGCACGTCCTCGCCGCCAACTTTTCTCAATTTGCCCTCTTCAAATAACGCCAGCGCCTCCCTCACACTCATGCGCGCCGCTGAGTAGACCTCGATACCGGCAGCCCGAAGAACCTGATGGGTCTTGGGACCGAAATCTCCACTGATCACCGCGTGCGCACCCGCATTGATCACCTGTTGAGCGGTCAGCACTCCTGCACCCTGGACCAATCGCGTAGTGGGTCCATTGTCGATCAATTCGAATGTATTCGAATGGGGAGCGTATATCACCAGTTTTCTGCACCTTCCGAACCGCTCGTCCACGGGCCCCTCTAGTGTGCCGTCGATGCTTGCCACTGCTATTTTAAGAGGACCGCGCTTTATTCGGTTTACCAAGCTCTTGTCGAGCGGGTAACCATCAACCTGACGCGCATGACCGCAGCAACCCGGCATCAGAAATTTCTCGTCCTGGATGAACCCGTCTGCGTACGCCTTGATGACTTCCTCTATTGAACCACACACAAAACCAATGATGTTGACGCCCAATGCACCCATCGCCTGTTCGAGGGGTCTCGAGATCGCGCCGCATATGACGGTCGCGATGCCGTAGCCACTGACTTCCTGTGCACGGGTAAAGGTGCTCTTGGCGGTCAGTACCTTTTCTTCAACCTGTTTGATCCGGCCGTTCTCAACTTCGTAAACGCGCATGTTACTCGCGACATCAAGAACAGGAGAGATACGACCCATGTGATAACAGATGCCAACCTTCTCCATTATTGATTCCAGATAGCAAGGCGGATGCCATCGAATGCGTTGCAGCCAAAGAATAGTAATAACAGTATCTTGTACGATATGACGTTAGTTGTGTGGCAGTCATATTGATGCATTATGGCACGACATGGCGCTCAACAATATTGCAATTAGCAATGGTATCTATTGACACAATTGGTTAAAGGTGGTAGTATTCTCTTATGATCGAGCCAGAAAAAACGAGGAGGGATATCATACTCGATTCCATAAATGAAGGGGTGTTTACCATCGATGCGGATTGGCGTATCACCTCATTCAATGCGGCTGCGGAAAAGATCACCGGTGTCACTCGTGATGAGGCAATAGGCCGGCGCTGCGGTGAGGTGTTTCATGCAACGATCTGTGAGACAGCTTGTGCGCTCAAGCGAACAATGTCTGACGGCACGCCTGTGGTCAATGCAACAGCGTATATTGTGAACCAGGCCGGAAGCCGGGTTCCGATTCGTATCTCTACGGCTCTGTTAAAGAATGGTGATGATGTTATAATCGGAGGTGTGGAAACTTTTCAAGACTTAAGTCAGCTTGAGGAACTGAAGAAAGAACTTCATGCGCGCTATAGCTTTCAGGACATCATCGGCCGAAGCCCTGCGATGATGCAGCTCTTTGAACTGCTTCCACGGGTTGCGGAAAGTAACAGCACGGTGCTGATCGAGGGCGCCAGTGGAACAGGCAAGGAGCTCTTCGCCCGGGCAATACACAATCTGTCTCCTCGGAAAAATAAAAAATTCATCGCCGTCAATTGCGCGGCGCTGCCCGATACACTCCTGGAGAGTGAACTCTTCGGCTATAAAGCCGGCGCGTTCACCGATGCACGGCGGGACAAGGCGGGCCGTTTTGC
Proteins encoded in this region:
- a CDS encoding NifB/NifX family molybdenum-iron cluster-binding protein, translated to MEKVGICYHMGRISPVLDVASNMRVYEVENGRIKQVEEKVLTAKSTFTRAQEVSGYGIATVICGAISRPLEQAMGALGVNIIGFVCGSIEEVIKAYADGFIQDEKFLMPGCCGHARQVDGYPLDKSLVNRIKRGPLKIAVASIDGTLEGPVDERFGRCRKLVIYAPHSNTFELIDNGPTTRLVQGAGVLTAQQVINAGAHAVISGDFGPKTHQVLRAAGIEVYSAARMSVREALALFEEGKLRKVGGEDVQPRK